TGCACCTAAGCCAAATATGAGGAAGTAAGATTCACTATTTTACAACTTGTATATGTCTATCAGCTGCATATTTCAATGAGATTCATATGACGTGAACAGAATGGTCGGGTTGGATAGCTTAGTAGCTCATAACTCAATAAGAGTTCacatttcaataaatctaaTACATCAAACCATATGTTAGCTGCATAATCTAATACAGCAAACCATAAAAGTTCAAAGCAACATGAGTTTCCAAAACATGCAGGAGGCCAAATTATTACCTGATAAACAAGAGGAGACTTCTCAAACTGCTTGTCAAAGGTACACTCCTCCAGAACAGTTCGTAACTTCATATGTCCCCATTTCCTTAAACTGGAGCCTGAATGATATCCAGGGACAGATGCAATGAGTCTGACCTGAGCAGTCAAATTACTTCAGAGTTCCGTATCACTGCTGGGATAtaactttataataaaaaataccaacaaaaagaaaagacaaatcAAGATTTGGTGAAGacaatattcaaaatatcaaTGATTAGCTTATTTACGAATTGTTTATATCagaattacaaaaatgatTGGAACATGGTCAGGATTATGAGTCACAAGTCACATATTCACTTTCCTCAAGACTGAAAATAGATCTTCATCAAGTGAAGTCCAGGACCCAAGCAAGATAAGCTTAAACAAGAAGTTTGGCCTATACAAAGCATCATGAAACAATATGAAACACTTaacataatttgatatatgATTCCACTAAATGGAAACAGAGTCATGGACAAAAAACTGGAACATGCATCACACTAGAATCCCAATATATCCAACCAATTGCAATGTAAACATTCAATTCAAGGCATATAGtgcttctttttcctttttgtttggGTATGAACTGTATGATATAAGCAATCAATTCCAAAATTACCACACTTGGATACCATGGTTGCAAGTGGAACTAAAGGAGGACTGTCTATGGCAAGAGCATAAAACGAAATACACTAGCAGCAGAGGCACACACGATGCATGTGTGAACCGCACTATATACAGAGGAGTGTCTATTGCAAGAgcataaaacaatatatctaACAGATTCAAGCATCCAAAAGAAGATGATCAATGGCCTAAGAGCTCAAACCCCACCCTTGTGGAATATTCAAACACCACTATTACCTGAACTAAATGGATAAACAGAATTAATCAATTACCAAGGAAGAGCTGTAATCAaatttcttgaagaaattGGGATTTATACTGAAGCTGCCAAGAGGTGGTAGGTTAGCGTTGAATTCAGGCCACTGCaagcaaaaaaatgaattacaaTGAATTCACACAAAGTTTCATTAGGGCAGAAGTTCCTTAGGACCAAATTATTCTACAAGTTCAGAAAATCTAAAAGCAGAACACATTAGCCCAGAAAACTTCAAGATCCCAACAGCTATAGAAACTAATTCAGAATCAGAAATGTCTACCATAGGATGCCTACTGCAGGTAAGattcataaaattcaaaagaaaacaaaaatcactatCAAAATAGGCTTTGCATCTGGAAAACAAGAGCTGCCTCGTAATATCTTAAGCACACATTACCTTTACATACGATAAAATGTTTAGTGATATTTCAACCAATATACTGGAATattgttcattttatttaagttcaGAAAAGATTTTTGAAGTGGCTGACAGGCACTACGAAATTGAATGACAACTTGATAGAATACAACGCACCATCTGACAGGCTTAAAAACTAGTTTCAATGAAGAAGTAAAACCAAAGAAGTGAGTAGAAACCAATTCTcaacaaacaattattatGTCAAAATGGAAATTCTGGAGTTTAATGAATCATTAGGTCAAACATAGGTGGAACACCTTAATCAGCTTCTTGTgaattatcatattttcacATATAACAGTAGCAACTGAATACTCAATATGGTAGTACCTTCAGTGCACCCAGATACTCAATTAGGTCATTTCCAAATCCATGTCCATTACTAGTACTATTATGATCTTTCCATGGAAAATCTTGCATCCACAAACCCTGGGTTTTGTTGTTCCAGTCCACGTATATCAAGTTAGCTGTGTGTATAATGACTCGCAAGCCTCGAGGATAGACAAGAAGCATGGCTTTTGAATGGTGTGTTCCGTATGAGATGGGCAACGGAGGCTTGTGGAGAATCCAGTTAGAAGGCTTGTTTCTCTAAAAAAAGTCAAACGAAATTGAATCACATGCAACAACCTTCAATATCAAGATTTTTAAGTTAGATATTGGCCAACCTTCATATACTCGAGCGTACCATCACCTTCACCATGAATAACTAGGACATGAGGGACTCTTCTAAGAATCGGACATGCTACATGAAATTGGAACCAAGCTAGTCAGCATAGGATAGATGTTACAACAGTGTCGAAAAAAGTGAACGGACCAAGGAATGACAAAGTTCCTTCTACTGATAAAGTATTGTCTAAAACTGTTACAAAAAGTTGAATGCACATAAGAAAACTCACCAGAGAGTAGCCAATCAGTGTCGACCATGTAATTTGATAGGATAGCTATAAGCACATCTCCCTACAACACAAAAACTTGACTATGCATCAAGATACGGATGAAAACAGGAGAATCTCAGAATAATCCAAGCTTCATCAGTTGAGGATAAATAAACCCAACACAACTGTAGACCTAAAACATATTCTAACTAGAAACACCTCACTATTGACCCTGCAGGTACACAACTCTTACCTGAATCACATCACTGATGGAAACAGCATTTGTGTTTGCCCACTCTGGCAACTCTTTCACTCGCAATAGTCTAAAGGTTGAGGGCAACTTATCtttagaaatttgaaattgtcgTATGCCCTCTGAGGAAGTGTTTGTCCCATTATAATCACCCAGCACATCCTGCATAGCAGGATCATAAAATAGCTGAAAAGAACTCTTTCCAATGcaagtaatttaaataacacacaaataaaaatcagTACATTTGAACTTCTAAGAACCTCCTCTTCCTCTGGAATTTTTTGCGTTCTCTTCCTACTAAGAGCCAGGTCTTTGCCCTTGCTACTTTCTTCATTCAAAGGCCTTTTCTCTCTAGAACTGAACTTTTCAACTTTGTTATTTGTGACAGGCACATACTTGAAAAAGTAATGCCCAGGTATCAGCTCAATAACATCACCAGtttgaattttccatttttcaccAGACAAAAGCTTCTTTCTCTCATCTTTGGACCTTAAGACAACCGGGTTTGTTCCTTCCTACATCTCAATGCTCAAAGTATCAAAAATTtcgagaaagaaagaaaagaataacaagTCATGCATGCGCAGAAAAGcatacaaaagaaacaaaactacaaaaagaaaaagttatgcAAATTAAGAGAAGGTATTGAATATCAACACCCAATAACTTAGACATCTATAGTAGAACATCAGTACGACGTAAACTACCCTATAGCCTCGCCCTTTACCACTCAAAAAGgacttagaaaaaaaaaaaaaaaccattcaCGCTCACAGACATGCACAGCGAAAGAGAAACGCATACAACGACGATATCTGCAGAGCCATCACCGAAGGCATTAACGGCGAGATGTCTCCGGCTGAGGCGCTTGTCAGTGGCGGGAATGCAGTCGCGGCCGACATAAGTGATGCCACGGAAGATTGGTATCTTGGGAACTgaagatttattttcttcctccAAATTACGATTCAAAGGCACCAAGAACCCAATCTTGGAACAAGAGAGATGAGAGAATCGAAAGTATTAGTTTTAGGCGACAAAGtttgacaaaataatataccaagaaaacacaagaaaCGAAGAAACAATTcacaaaatatcaagaaacGAAGAAAAAAATCCTCATAACAGTATCAAGAAAACGCAAGAAACGAAGAAACAAGTTTCAAAGAATatcaagaaaacataaaagaacGAAGAAACAGTTATTTTCGTACCGGCGGAGCGGTGGCCATAGTTGCTTCCGAAGTTGAGAGTCTCGACCAAGGGCATGCAGATGAAACGTATAAATAACAACaagaagaaagtgaaaaaagcCCGAAAGAGAAATCGGGTTTTGGTGGGGTTTTGGAAAAGGTTTTCTTATTTGGGTTTGAACTTTGAGGTGAAGAGGAAATGGGAGAGTGAAAGTACTGAGGGGTCAAAAGGAAAGCAAAGAGTAGAGCTTAGATGGAGACGGCTTCTGGCCGCAAGACCCCAACATTTATACgcatattattgttatttatgaCAAGTTTCATACATTCATATTTTGGAggtaaaaatcaataaacggCGGATAAGAAATAATTCGGAGATTTGGAGATCTTCTGCCAAAACAAAAAGCCAGGAAACGCAAAAAGAAAGAGACTAGGAAATCGCAGACGGCGTCGGCAGTGAGAGAGAAACGAGAACGAACGTGCTATTATTCTACAAATTGGTCTTCTTTTGATGCACGAATTAGTCTTTTTCCTTTAAGACATTCATTTCAGGTAAAGAATCACGTAGTTCTTTTTAGTAGTTGATCAGCGTTAGTGAAAGTGATACCATACGATGGGAGTAGAGTGACATCATTCTGTTTCAGTTAagtttagtaatttttaaacaCTAATTTaggatattaattaaaaacaagaTAAGCAGGGTATGAGAAATTACTGGCTATCATGCTAGGTAAGAAGCATAAAGAATGGGGCAAATATACATTCAACACTAAATAGCCACGGAGTTCCGAGGGGGGGGCGGCGGTGGTGAACATCGTACCAGACAATAAGACaagtaaattatcattaatttcgTGTATATCAGTGTCCTTGGTTTACCATGGTCTCCCTAGCAATGTATTTGATAGTTGATTCTACAAAATGTTCAATAACTAGCATATTGGCATCCATGCCCAAGTGAGCTTCCACCGCAAACTTCTTTAGTCCATTATATGAAAAGGGATCCGCCCATTTTTTCAGTATACGAGTGTGATCGGACTTTTGTTATCTATCAAAGTATTCTACCCTTAAATCTctcatcaatatataaaaaagaatggaATTCATTGGTGGAGGTAAGGTTATAATAAATCTTCTATCTTCTGCGTTTTGATTCTTTCCGCATTTCAGCTAGGTAGCTCTCCAAGTTGGGCTTTTCCCATAAACGTCTTTGAACAAGATCTTCCTTTGTCAATTGATCTGACAGTCACCAAACTGGAGTTAGTTGAAGAAAATCTTGTAAGTACTATGAAGTAAAAGAAATCTCGCACGACAAGATCACTGGTGGATGGTGCAAAAACAGTTGAGACATAACATGTCAATGTGTCAAAGTTCTTCCATTCTGGGTTCATTAGATACCCAAAACAATTCCCAGAACCTGACAGCCATAAGATGTCCAAATACGGAAGGCTAAATGAACAAGTCGAACATGTGTCTGCATATGCAGAAAGCAGAGCAAGTATCATGAACCAAACATTGGCTAAGATACTACACATGATAGACGGTGATCAATTTTGCtgtaaattgataaataaccaggaaaaaaaaaggccaaaaTGACAGCAccagtaattaataataacagCAAGATGACTGTGGACAAGTTATCATTACCTACGTGTCTCCATGAATCAGAAGGTACCCCCAGAGATCGTCTTGTCAGATACGAGGCATCTTCCCAAGAATATGGTGCTTGCTTCACCTGGTACCTCCAGAACCAACACCCATACCATAATAACAGCTGTAGAGGAAACCAAATGAGAAATTAGTTGCTCTTGCTTTCTAGATATGCTTTAGGTCAACTCTCATGAAGGGCAGCACAACAAAATGTTGAGAGCTGCCAGTAAAACTATTAGCTTTCTCATATATCTGGTCAAAATAGGGAAAAATAACCTTTCCCAAGGTGTAAGGCAGTAAAATGAAACGAACACCAATAAGTTCCCAAACAGATGGCTTTTCGGCTCCCTTTATCTGCAGTTCAAGTTCCTCGCTCAGCTCTTCCTCCATCTTCCTACCAAAAGTAAAACTCCAATAGTTTAAAATTGGAATACTAGCTGCCAAATAAGCTTTAACAGCCATAGAATAATCCTCagatgagaaaaagaagaaaagcatGCATTTTGAgctaaataaagaaaaaacactaGGACTTATAACTTAGTGAACAACATCGTAAGGCATACTTGTTTATCTGCTTGTTACCCTTCTTCTTATTTGTTACTCCTCCAGTGCGTTCAAGTTCCATCGCtttaagcttatttttataagcTGGCGTCTTCTTCACCATATCAACGGCCTACAGTGGAGAACCAGATCAGCACCAGATTGTGTAACGAGTGAGGTTCCAATTTTCCAAgctttaataaatatttgaatctaTACATACACTATTTTAACTCTCTGGTAGATATAGCAGTTGTTCTCGTTAAAACTAGAAAGGTGATTCAATGAAAATCAGAACTCCATTTAGAACAAACAGAAATTTACATCTGATAGAACATAGTTGCTTTTGATGTTTAGATGATTCTGAAAGGACAGAATAACTACCTGACCAGGAATGCATGTATTTATGGCTTAGGATGGAAATTGTCATAGGTATATTTCTTGGTGTCAGATAAGAGAACTGAAATCTTGTGATCTGTGTCTGATGAGAGCACtggaatattttgaaaatcaaaagatttttCGACTAGCTTCCTAAGTTTAGCGAATAGCAACTTCTCAATTCTTaagaaattttcttaaatcaaaGATCCTTTGTTCCCACTTAAGCTAAGGGCTAATAGTAAAAGGGCAATGTGCAAGAGCTAAATCTCAATAATACAAATGCCAACACATTAACACTCCGCAGTATTTGCATGTTAACACTCTTATCTCCAAATAATAGAGAATGGTGGAAAGCTGTCCTAACTCAAGCCAACAATACATGCCCTAAGATTTTGTCAAACCCAATTATAATGTCTCAATGCTGTGGAAAGTGGAGCAAAAGGAATTTGAGGAAAACTTACGCTGCatcaaagaataaaaagagGAGGAATTTGGAACTCAGTGCATGATTGTCATGTTTCATACcatatttaataatcattATTCCATTAAATCAGTACTAAATGATGTCTTCATTAAGTTGTATATAACATCTCTTCTTTACCTGCTTATACCTTGTCCACTGGTTTAGGTACTGAAATCCTGAGAGCACCAAAAGAAGACCCACAAGTACAGCACGAGTATCCTGGATAAACGAAATAGTTAACATCCAATAGCAACATATGTGCATTATTATAGACTTAAATAGGTTTGAGTTAACAATAACATTCTCAAGCTGGAATACGAGAAGAGAGACAAAATTCgccagaaaatgaaaatatcttaCTGTCTTATGGCCATAGTAAGCATGGTAGTACCGTGCTGTGTTATAGAAGACCTAATAAAGGAGTAAATAAAGTTTAGTACTGATGAATACAAAAtctaaaatagaataaatcaAAAGGATTGGGTGCTCTGGATGATGAAAATGTCAATGGACATCTTAAAGCATGTATTTCTGAAGATATCTTCAGCAGTCAGTGCATATAGTTTCAGTTTGTTAGTGTTGCATGACTCTTTGTGTAGGCTAGTGGGTATGGATACGGGAGGCACACATCCTACCAATGTATTGGACTAGGGTGCCAATGTCAATTTCcttgataaataatttctcaGCATATATCATTGAACTCTGTGCTGGTGATTCAGTGAGATTCAACACCCCTTTCTCATCATAAAGAACTCTTTCAAGTAGTCGCTGTTATTCATCCATCAAAGGCTGGGACACCACCTTTCATAGACTGTGACATTGACATACCCTAAGGTCACCTACTCAATAAATATGACTTGATGATGAAACCAACTTCAGAGTGTATGCACACTGTTCATACAAACTACAATCACATAAAAcattttgcatttattttacCAACAGAATAAATTTCCATAAAACAAACCTCTTCCGGATGTGCAATTGCATAATCATACTGCTCCCTTGTGGCTTCATCTTTCAGAATCTGGAAATGGAACAAATGTTAGCCCATGGAAACGAAACAGTTTTCATCGCCCAACAACAATACCGCAGGAAAACCAATATAATAGAAACAGTCTTATATCCTGAAAGATTCTTTAATAGTGAACTCGATTAAAATCccaaaaacaatataattttgcatCAACATTCATTCTTTAAAAGTTCATCATCAATGGAAATATATCAATCAAAATAGTTTCACATTCATGAAAAAGCAACAACATATGCCCTGGACTAAAAAATGATGCCACACAACGACCGCCTACATACgtacaaataatatatccagatatccataattttatcaataagttTCAAATTGCATTCAACTGAATCCATTCCGACCGAAAAATCAGAGAACAAGTAATTACCTCATAAGCATTCGCAATTTTCACAAACTTCTTCTTCGATTCTGGATCGGGATTTTTATCCGGATGACTACAAgataacaaaagataatatacaTGCAGTAAGAATTGAACGAACTCTGAAAAAAACAAACCATAGATTAAATCACAAGTGACTCACTGTTTGAGAGAGAGCTTGTAGTATGCTTTCTTGATCTCGGAGGCATTGGCATTTTGAGAGACCCTAGAGATTACATTTGAAGACCAGTTTAATGTATCTGGAAATCAATTTAGTGCCGAAACAAGTAAAAATGACGGACAAGAAGAGAGGGAGGGCGGAGCAAGGTTTACCAACCCTAGGAGATCGTAACAGTCGTCCTCGTCACAGTAGATCGAGATGGAAGGTTGAATGAGGAGGAAGAGCAGGAGTAGTAGTGTGGGTACGCACCAGCGGATCGAAGCTGATGCCTCCATTAGCACGTAATCAGTTGAAGGATCGGCACCCACCGAGAATCGGGAATTCGGAATTGTTGTTTATGTCGGCGGAACCAGAGGGAGAAGTACTCAAGTCTGAGAAATTACCATTTTGACCTCCGCGATACAGTAACGCTTCTCTTTCTTCCTCTTGTTATggttaaataactatttaatttagCCTTACCACATTTTTCCCATTTAAATCTTATCacgttaaatatttttcatttatttatatgaattttcttaaaaatatattgtcgATGATGAGCATATGATTCCAAACCTCTATTTTGTATCCATTTATTTTCGGGACACCTgcattttttagttaatttctGATACAaggtaatttcttttctttttttttttaattcgttacagataaaatatgattttataaaattaaactaaaaaaaagaaaaaagaaaaaagagaagagttTGGCCTCCGAAAGGACAGGCGTGCTGGCTGTGGGCAAAGCACATGCGTGCCCCAAGTTTTCGTCCTCTTAACTTTTTTCTGATTCAGAGCAATAAGACACGTGAGAGTTGGGGCTCCGCACAATGATGTTTAGTATTTTCCTACGTTAGTCGCGTGTCTCCATactaacaaattattattgaattaaattaattacaaaatatgtgTTCtgtcttattattattttaaaattacaattagtTATAggtcacaaaaatattacactattatataattagttaagatctgatcaaatttaatttaaattaaaattttctatacaTATGGAAATGCGGACGTGAACGAAGATGGTAATggtatagtatatatatatatatatatatatatatatatgcctgGTGGGGTCCCCTGTGTTCACCATGGGTCAGTGAGTGGGATAAGTTGAAAGTTGAAGTGGGTAAGAGTTGGAGGAAACAGGATGGAACAGAGCTTGAAAAGTTAGTGCATTGGGATATTGTGACGGGACTTGAGACAAGTTTGTGCCAATCAATTTAATCACTATTATCTTCATTGCGCAAATGACTTGACCGCATcatgtttctttaatttgcataatgtttcagaaaatattgattttattatatacaaaatttaaattatgtttattatataaattagcacaattattatatttcaccaaaatatatatattatatagtaaatgGAATTGACGAAGAGATTTCGAGTTTAAATGAAAGTTCAATTCTAGTAAACTAGCTAGCTagtagatataattaattaatgatgttgTTTAACAATTAAGTAGCACAAGTACgtaattagtatatatgaCGATTTATCATTAGTAGTACGCACTGCAATAAACGCAATTAGGGTTTGAGCAAGGGTAGGGTTTCCCGACTAGTGTGTgcttcctttattttttctctttaactATATATCTCTCCTTCTGAACATTTCCGAAtactatttatacaaattaactCCCCAAAAATGATCGATGTGAATCGCCTGGTGTTACATGTTGATGACAAACATGatttttcatgtttaattTTGTCGTGGAATCTAGGAAAAAAGTTTATCGTAATGATGAGGACCACCTTAATTATAGGTACAGTCCAATGCAAATTTGACTTGTATGTCCCACATGCACAAATTTTCATCAAACTTGCACCACATAAATGCAGGATCAAAAGCCCAAGACAGAATCTAATTAGCAACATATATACTTTTGATGCATGGAAGTATTCTGTATTGATTGTAAATAAGGAGTTTAAGTGgtttatagttaattttaatGCCTTATCTCTCTAgtgaagtattttttttaaaagaaaatcatg
This genomic window from Sesamum indicum cultivar Zhongzhi No. 13 linkage group LG12, S_indicum_v1.0, whole genome shotgun sequence contains:
- the LOC105175381 gene encoding chaperone protein dnaJ 50 isoform X2, which translates into the protein MEASASIRWCVPTLLLLLFLLIQPSISIYCDEDDCYDLLGVSQNANASEIKKAYYKLSLKHHPDKNPDPESKKKFVKIANAYEILKDEATREQYDYAIAHPEEVFYNTARYYHAYYGHKTDTRAVLVGLLLVLSGFQYLNQWTRYKQAVDMVKKTPAYKNKLKAMELERTGGVTNKKKGNKQINKKMEEELSEELELQIKGAEKPSVWELIGVRFILLPYTLGKLLLWYGCWFWRYQVKQAPYSWEDASYLTRRSLGVPSDSWRHVVW
- the LOC105175379 gene encoding LOW QUALITY PROTEIN: tyrosyl-DNA phosphodiesterase 1 (The sequence of the model RefSeq protein was modified relative to this genomic sequence to represent the inferred CDS: inserted 2 bases in 1 codon) — protein: MATAPPIGFLVPLNRNLEEENKSSVPKIPIFRGITYVGRDCIPATDKRLSRRHLAVNAFGDGSADIVVEGTNPVVLRSKDERKKLLSGEKWKIQTGDVIELIPGHYFFKYVPVTNNKVEKFSSREKRPLNEESSKGKDLALSRKRTQKIPEEEEVLRSSNDVLGDYNGTNTSSEGIRQFQISKDKLPSTFRLLRVKELPEWANTNAVSISDVIQGDVLIAILSNYMVDTDWLLSACPILRRVPHVLVIHGEGDGTLEYMKRNKPSNWILHKPPLPISYGTHHSKAMLLVYPRGLRVIIHTANLIYVDWNNKTQGLWMQDFPWKDHNSTSNGHGFGNDLIEYLGALKWPEFNANLPPLGSFSINPNFFKKFDYSSSLVRLIASVPGYHSGSSLRKWGHMKLRTVLEECTFDKQFEKSPLVYQFSSLGSLDEKWMAELAXNDMTEDKSPLGPGKPLIIWPSVEDVRCSLEGYAAGNAIPSPLKNVEKEFLKKYWAKWKASHTGRCRAMPHIKTFTRYNGQNLAWLLLTSANLSKAAWGALQKNNSQLMIRSYELGVLFLPFSRKHGCAFSCTDDGHISEDKLTASRSSEAKKLKLVTLAWNENQNEELSEVIKLPVPYELPPRPYSPGDVPWSWDRRYSEKDVYGQVWPRQVKLYASQES
- the LOC105175381 gene encoding chaperone protein dnaJ 50 isoform X1, with product MEASASIRWCVPTLLLLLFLLIQPSISIYCDEDDCYDLLGVSQNANASEIKKAYYKLSLKHHPDKNPDPESKKKFVKIANAYEILKDEATREQYDYAIAHPEEVFYNTARYYHAYYGHKTDTRAVLVGLLLVLSGFQYLNQWTRYKQAVDMVKKTPAYKNKLKAMELERTGGVTNKKKGNKQINKKMEEELSEELELQIKGAEKPSVWELIGVRFILLPYTLGKLLLWYGCWFWRYQVKQAPYSWEDASYLTRRSLGVPSDSWRHVDQLTKEDLVQRRLWEKPNLESYLAEMRKESKRRR